Genomic DNA from Streptomyces sp. AM 2-1-1:
GCAGGCCCAGCTGGTCACCGAGGTCTTCGAGGCCTGACCGGCAGCGGTACCCGCGGTACTCCGCGTACGACAGGGACCGGCCCCCACCACAGCAGCACGGTGGGGGCCGGTCCCTGTTCCGGTGCACGGCGCACCGCGCCCTACCCTGGGGGAGGAACATCCGCACGCATCAGGAGCACGCCGTGTATTTCACCGACCGTGGCATCGAGGAACTGGAGAAGCGGCGCGGCGAGGAGGAGGTCACCTTCGAGTGGCTGGCCGAGCAGCTGCGCACCTTCGTCGACCTCAACCCCGACTTCGAGGTGCCGGTCGAGCGGCTGGCGACGTGGCTGGCGCGGTTGGACGACGACGAGGACGACGCGTAGGGGTACCGGCGACCGCGGCGCGCCCCCTCTCCCGTCTCATCGGTGCGGCGCGCCCCCTCTCCCGTCTCATCGGTGCGGCGCGCTCCCGCTCCCGTCTCATCGGTGCGGCGCGCTCCCGCTCCCGTCTCATCGGTGCGGCGGTCCCCCGGGGGACCTGACCCTGTTGTACGCGAGTCCCAGCACGCCCTGCGCCAGCAGGAGGGCACCGGCCGCCGTCCATCCGCCGCTGCGGTGCCATGCTCCCCAGAGTGCCAGCGGGGCGCCGACGGCGATCTGGGCGGTGGCCACCTTCCGCGCGCGGGTACCGAGCATCCAGGGGCCGAGTCCGGTGCTCTCCACCGCGTCGAGTTCCACGCGTACGGCGTCGCGCCAGCCCGCCCACTCGATCCGCGCGGTCTCCGGCAGCGCCTCGGCCGTCTTCCGGAGTTCCTCGGCGCCGCGGCCCGGCTCCAGTCCCGGCCGCAGCTCCACCCCCGCACGAGTAAGCAGCCCGAGCAGCCGCCGCAGCCGTGCGGAGCCGTCCGCGTACGGGTCGGGGCGGGTCAGCGCCTCCAGCGCCTGTACGTCGAGCACCGGGTCCAGGTCCAGCCGGGTGGCGAAGGTGGTCATCGCCTCCTGCTCACCGGCCGGGGTGCCGTCCGCCAGCCAGACGTACCCGACGGGGCGGCGGAAGCCGGACGCGAGGGTGCAGCCGGCGCGGGTGCCGTCCCACCAGAGCGCGACGACCGGCCAGGCGGAACCCACGGCGAGGGCCGCCGCCCAGCCCGCCACCACCCGGTCGACGGGCTCGGCCGGCTCGGCGGGTGTGCCCCGCCAGGCCCGGCCCTCCGGCACCAGCACGCTCCACCGGTCCCCGGCCGGGGTGAGCAGCATGGGTTCGCGCAGGAGATGCGCCACGGGCCGCACGGCGTCGGGTTCCGCCCGGCACAGCAGTAGTGCCCCCTCGGGTGTCGCGTTCATGGCTCACACGCTAGGGCAATTCCTCACGCTATGGACCGTTTTGGCGATGCTTTCGGCGGGCGAGTGAGGAGGTGTGGCCTTGACTCGGCCGATCCGCGATATATCGTGTTGAACAAGAGACGCGATATGTTGCGTCATGCCACGCTCTCTGGAGGTCACCCCATGCCCGTGTCGACGTGGACCGTCGCCGAGCCGCTGAAACTCGACTTCACCGACGAGGTGACCGCCCTCCAGGTGCGGATCGTCAGCGGCACCGTCAACGTGGTCGGCTCCGAGGAGCCGGGAGCGCGGCTGGAGGTCTCCGCCCTGGAGGGCCCGCCGCTGATCGTCACCCACCGGGACGGCGTCCTGACGGTGACCTACGAGGACCTCCCCTGGAAGAGCTTCCTCAAGTGGCTCGACCGCAACGGCCGTTCCCGCAGCGCCGCGGTGACGCTCACCGTGCCGGCCCCGGCGTCGGTGGAGGTGGGCGTCGTCGGAGCCGGGGCGTTCGTCTCGGGCATCCGG
This window encodes:
- a CDS encoding DUF6104 family protein, with translation MYFTDRGIEELEKRRGEEEVTFEWLAEQLRTFVDLNPDFEVPVERLATWLARLDDDEDDA